Proteins from one Nakamurella multipartita DSM 44233 genomic window:
- the moaA gene encoding GTP 3',8-cyclase MoaA, with translation MTAIALGLPRIGGAIPAVPDTSRRGQSPLLIDRHGRRARDLRVSLTDRCNLRCTYCMPAEGLNWQPADELLSDDELVRVIALAVEHLGIEEIRFTGGEPLLRRGLPQLIARVADLRPRPEISLTTNGIGLHRRAQEFVSAGLDRINISLDSLDADTFERLTRRRRLDDVLAALSAAAAAGLQPVKINSVLLRGVNEHEAPDLLQFSLDHGYHLRFIEQMPLDAGHIWSRERMVTADEILDRLSARFTLTPDAGAREGAPAELFQVDGGPATVGIIASVTRPFCGDCDRTRLTADGQIRTCLFSRGETDLRGLLRGGGTDEQIAELWRATTWGKLPGHGIDDPSFLQPDRPMSAIGG, from the coding sequence GTGACCGCGATCGCCCTGGGCCTGCCCCGTATCGGGGGTGCCATCCCGGCCGTCCCCGACACCAGTCGCCGCGGCCAGTCCCCCCTGCTGATCGACCGGCACGGCCGGCGGGCCCGGGACCTGCGCGTCTCGTTGACCGACCGGTGCAACCTGCGCTGCACCTACTGCATGCCGGCCGAGGGCCTGAACTGGCAGCCGGCCGACGAGTTGCTCTCCGACGACGAACTGGTCCGGGTAATCGCCCTGGCGGTGGAACATCTGGGCATCGAGGAGATCCGGTTCACCGGCGGCGAACCGCTGCTGCGCCGGGGCCTGCCCCAGCTGATCGCCCGGGTGGCCGACCTGCGGCCACGCCCGGAGATCTCGTTGACCACCAACGGCATCGGCCTGCACCGCCGCGCACAGGAGTTCGTCTCGGCCGGCCTGGACCGGATCAACATCTCCCTCGACTCCCTGGACGCGGACACCTTCGAGCGGCTCACCCGGCGGCGCCGGCTGGACGACGTGCTGGCCGCGCTGTCCGCCGCGGCCGCCGCCGGCCTGCAGCCGGTCAAGATCAATTCCGTGCTGCTGCGCGGGGTCAACGAGCACGAGGCGCCGGACCTGCTGCAGTTCAGCCTCGACCACGGCTATCACTTGCGGTTCATCGAGCAAATGCCGCTGGACGCCGGCCACATCTGGTCCCGGGAGCGGATGGTGACCGCCGACGAGATCCTGGACCGGCTGTCGGCCCGGTTCACGCTGACCCCGGACGCCGGTGCCCGCGAGGGCGCCCCGGCCGAACTGTTCCAGGTCGACGGGGGCCCGGCCACCGTCGGCATCATCGCCTCGGTGACCCGGCCGTTCTGCGGCGACTGCGACCGGACCCGGCTCACCGCGGACGGCCAGATCCGCACCTGCCTGTTCTCCCGGGGCGAGACCGACCTGCGGGGCCTGCTGCGCGGCGGCGGGACCGACGAGCAGATCGCCGAGCTGTGGCGGGCCACCACCTGGGGCAAGCTGCCCGGCCACGGCATCGACGATCCGTCGTTCCTGCAGCCCGACCGGCCGATGAGTGCGATCGGTGGCTGA
- a CDS encoding XdhC family protein, whose product MREVLADLLRWWSAGETVGMATVTGTFRSAPRPPGAAMLVGPDGTAVGSVSGGCVEGAVYELAQSVVASGVPVPQRYGVSDDDAFSVGLTCGGIIDVFVEPVSRTGFPDFGPLAASIQSGEPVALATVTAGRPDQVGRHLVVWTTDVAGSLGSARLDDAVGDDARGLLASGRTATLTYGPDGERRGEGLSVFVASFAPAPRMLVFGAIDFAAAVARIGSFLGYRVTVCDARPVFATARRFPDADEVIVDWPHRYLRAQVEAGALDGRTVICVLTHDPKFDVPVLVDALRLPVAYVGAMGSRATHDDRLARLREAGLTGAELDRLASPIGLDLGARTPEETAVSIAAEIVARRWDGAGRPLSHTDGAIHHTHPVADRVSASNPASG is encoded by the coding sequence ATGCGTGAGGTGTTGGCCGATCTGCTGCGCTGGTGGTCCGCGGGTGAAACCGTCGGAATGGCCACCGTCACCGGCACCTTCCGCTCCGCCCCCCGCCCACCGGGCGCGGCCATGCTCGTCGGCCCGGACGGGACCGCGGTCGGCTCGGTCTCCGGTGGCTGCGTCGAGGGCGCCGTCTACGAGTTGGCCCAGTCGGTGGTCGCCTCCGGCGTCCCGGTGCCGCAGCGGTACGGGGTCTCCGACGACGACGCCTTCTCGGTCGGCCTGACCTGCGGCGGGATCATCGACGTGTTCGTCGAGCCGGTGTCGCGGACCGGCTTCCCGGACTTCGGTCCGCTGGCCGCCTCGATCCAGTCGGGCGAGCCGGTGGCCCTGGCCACGGTGACGGCCGGCCGGCCGGACCAGGTGGGGCGCCATCTGGTGGTCTGGACCACCGATGTGGCCGGCAGCCTGGGCAGTGCCCGCCTGGACGACGCGGTCGGCGACGACGCCCGGGGCCTGCTGGCCAGCGGCCGGACGGCCACCCTGACCTACGGGCCGGACGGCGAGCGGCGGGGCGAGGGACTGTCGGTCTTCGTCGCCTCCTTCGCGCCGGCGCCGCGGATGCTGGTCTTCGGGGCCATCGACTTCGCCGCCGCCGTCGCCCGGATCGGCTCGTTCCTGGGCTACCGGGTGACCGTCTGCGACGCCCGGCCGGTGTTCGCCACCGCCCGCCGGTTCCCGGACGCCGACGAGGTGATCGTGGACTGGCCGCACCGGTACCTGCGGGCCCAGGTCGAGGCCGGGGCGCTGGACGGGCGGACGGTGATCTGCGTGCTCACCCATGACCCGAAGTTCGACGTGCCGGTGCTGGTCGACGCGCTGCGGCTGCCGGTCGCCTACGTGGGGGCGATGGGGTCGCGGGCCACCCATGACGACCGGCTGGCCCGGCTGCGCGAGGCCGGTCTGACCGGCGCCGAGCTGGACCGGCTGGCCTCGCCGATCGGGCTGGATCTGGGCGCGCGGACCCCGGAGGAGACGGCCGTCTCGATCGCCGCCGAGATCGTCGCCCGGCGCTGGGACGGCGCCGGGCGCCCGCTGTCGCACACCGACGGGGCCATCCACCACACCCATCCGGTCGCCGACCGGGTCAGCGCGTCGAACCCAGCATCCGGCTGA
- a CDS encoding MoaD/ThiS family protein — translation MADSDTRRLQVTIRYFAAARAAAGLTEETLPVAASEPDDPAGHLTSVGAVVALIAERHGSALTRVLPRCSYLLDEVAVHGPATPVRDGQVLDVLPPFAGG, via the coding sequence GTGGCTGACTCCGACACCCGCCGCCTGCAGGTCACCATCCGCTACTTCGCGGCCGCCCGGGCCGCGGCCGGGCTGACCGAGGAGACCCTGCCGGTCGCCGCGTCCGAACCGGACGATCCGGCCGGCCACCTGACCTCGGTCGGTGCGGTGGTCGCCCTGATCGCCGAACGGCACGGGTCCGCGCTGACCCGGGTGCTGCCCCGATGCTCCTACCTGCTCGACGAGGTCGCCGTGCACGGGCCGGCGACGCCGGTGCGCGACGGTCAGGTGCTGGACGTACTGCCGCCGTTCGCCGGGGGCTGA
- a CDS encoding glycoside hydrolase family 31 protein: MPGHRLPDPLPVSPLADPRAVVAGSRYRITVLTDGLLRLEYAEDGVFEDRASAFALHRDLPVPAFTVRETDAALEIVTERLHLVYDRGPFTTSGLSVQVRGNISTYHSVWRYGEPAADLGGTARTLDNADGRVPLEPGVASRFGFALLDDSTSLLLEPDGWVAPRPPGRTDLYLFAYGHDYAAAVRALYAVSGAPPVLPRWALGNWWSRYHRYTAQAYSELIERFRAQGLPFSVAVIDMDWHLVDVDAAHGSGWTGYTWNRELIPEPEQLLEWLHANGLRITLNVHPADGVRAFEDAYPAMATALGRDAQAGEPIAFDVTDREFLAAYLEVLHRDLERQGVDFWWLDWQSGPHSRVIGIDPLWMLNHFHFLDSVRAGPGLTFSRYAGPGSHRYPVGFSGDTVISWASLNFQPEFTATAANIGYGWWSHDIGGHMFGAKDDELTARWVQYGVFSPILRLHSGANPFIHKEPWTLEPDAAAVMTQSLRLRHRLVPYLHTMNHLAAQGTPLVRPMYWEQPDRAPAYRVSHQFRFGTELIVAPITTPADPISRLGAVRVWLPPGEWVDIACGRRYSGDRELVVHRALADIPVFAAPGAIVPLDAAAVPDNDPVNPTELELLVVPGADGRYELIEDDGAGRVARTPIRYDAATGRVTIGPAQGQLDGLPASRTWTVRSPGGDGSDPVTAAPGEAVVLDLGAAPVTDPGRELFDRLDRARLDHELKVQALAAVTADRPAGARIGHLHALALPRAVESAVVEILSALD, from the coding sequence ATGCCCGGCCACCGCCTGCCCGATCCGCTGCCCGTCTCCCCGCTGGCCGACCCGCGCGCGGTCGTCGCCGGATCGCGGTACCGGATCACTGTTCTCACCGACGGTTTGCTGCGCCTGGAGTACGCCGAGGATGGGGTGTTCGAGGACCGGGCGTCGGCGTTCGCGCTGCACCGGGACCTGCCGGTGCCGGCGTTCACCGTTCGCGAGACCGACGCCGCGCTGGAGATCGTGACCGAGCGGCTGCACCTGGTCTACGACCGTGGCCCGTTCACCACCAGCGGCCTGTCCGTGCAGGTGCGGGGCAACATCAGCACCTACCACTCGGTCTGGCGGTACGGCGAGCCGGCCGCCGACCTGGGGGGCACCGCCCGGACGCTGGACAACGCCGACGGACGGGTCCCGCTCGAACCCGGGGTGGCCTCGCGGTTCGGGTTCGCCCTGCTGGACGACTCGACCAGCCTGCTGCTGGAACCGGACGGCTGGGTCGCGCCCCGACCGCCGGGCCGCACCGACCTGTACCTGTTCGCCTACGGGCACGATTACGCCGCCGCGGTCCGGGCGCTGTATGCGGTCAGCGGGGCTCCGCCGGTGCTGCCGCGGTGGGCGCTGGGCAACTGGTGGAGCCGCTATCACCGGTACACCGCGCAGGCTTACTCCGAGCTGATCGAGCGGTTCCGCGCGCAGGGCCTGCCGTTCTCGGTCGCCGTCATCGACATGGATTGGCATCTGGTCGATGTCGATGCGGCACACGGCTCCGGCTGGACCGGGTACACCTGGAACCGGGAGCTCATCCCCGAGCCCGAACAGCTGCTGGAATGGTTGCACGCCAACGGGTTGCGTATCACGTTGAACGTGCACCCGGCCGACGGGGTCCGCGCCTTCGAGGATGCCTACCCGGCGATGGCCACGGCGCTGGGTCGCGACGCGCAGGCGGGGGAGCCGATCGCCTTCGACGTCACCGACCGCGAGTTCCTGGCCGCCTATCTCGAGGTGCTGCACCGCGATCTGGAGCGGCAGGGCGTCGACTTCTGGTGGCTGGACTGGCAGTCCGGGCCGCACTCGCGCGTCATCGGTATCGACCCGCTCTGGATGCTCAACCACTTCCACTTCCTGGACAGCGTCCGGGCCGGGCCCGGGTTGACCTTCTCCCGGTACGCCGGACCCGGCAGCCACCGGTATCCGGTCGGCTTCTCCGGGGACACGGTGATCAGCTGGGCATCGTTGAACTTCCAGCCCGAGTTCACCGCCACCGCGGCCAACATCGGCTACGGCTGGTGGAGTCACGACATCGGCGGCCACATGTTTGGCGCCAAGGACGACGAGCTGACCGCCAGATGGGTGCAGTACGGCGTCTTCTCGCCGATCCTGCGGTTGCATTCGGGAGCGAACCCGTTCATCCACAAGGAACCGTGGACGCTCGAACCGGACGCCGCGGCGGTGATGACGCAGTCCTTGCGGCTGCGGCACCGGCTGGTCCCGTACCTGCACACGATGAATCACCTGGCCGCGCAGGGCACCCCGCTGGTCCGGCCGATGTACTGGGAGCAGCCGGACCGCGCGCCCGCCTACCGGGTATCCCATCAGTTCCGGTTCGGCACCGAGTTGATCGTCGCGCCGATCACTACCCCGGCCGATCCGATCAGCCGGCTGGGGGCGGTCCGCGTGTGGCTGCCACCGGGGGAATGGGTCGACATCGCCTGCGGGCGGCGCTATTCGGGCGACCGGGAGCTGGTCGTGCACCGGGCCCTGGCCGACATCCCGGTGTTCGCCGCGCCCGGCGCCATCGTGCCGCTGGACGCCGCGGCGGTGCCGGACAACGACCCGGTCAACCCGACCGAGCTGGAGCTGCTGGTGGTCCCCGGGGCGGACGGGCGGTACGAGCTGATCGAGGACGACGGTGCCGGCCGGGTGGCCCGCACGCCGATCCGCTACGACGCCGCCACCGGGCGGGTGACGATCGGCCCGGCCCAGGGGCAACTGGACGGGCTGCCGGCGAGCCGGACCTGGACCGTCCGCTCGCCGGGCGGGGACGGCTCGGACCCGGTGACCGCGGCGCCGGGCGAGGCGGTGGTGCTGGACCTGGGCGCGGCCCCGGTCACCGATCCGGGCCGGGAATTGTTCGACCGGCTCGATCGGGCCCGGCTCGACCACGAACTCAAGGTGCAGGCGCTGGCGGCGGTCACCGCGGATCGACCGGCTGGGGCGCGAATCGGTCACCTGCATGCCCTGGCCCTGCCGCGGGCCGTCGAATCGGCCGTGGTCGAGATCCTGAGCGCGCTCGACTGA
- a CDS encoding ABC transporter ATP-binding protein translates to MTAAVVLNHVSRRYRGVNALDDVSVSFADGSITGLLGRNGAGKSTLMRIITGQEFASTGTVRVHGRNPVEHDDVLRTMSFVKESQVYPDIKVKRVIEAASWFYPNWDHELADQLIADFDVPMARRIKKVSRGQHSAVGIVIGLASRAEVTLFDEPYLGLDAVARQIFYDRLLADYAEHPRTILLSTHLIDEVANLLEHVVVIKAGRIVVDAPSEELRGRAMTVSGSARAVEEFTRHREVFTRQGIGSLASATVGGPIDDLAQARAREMNLQIEPVSLQEFVVRTAGGPAGADLTERISA, encoded by the coding sequence ATGACCGCCGCTGTTGTCCTCAATCACGTCTCCCGCCGCTATCGCGGCGTCAACGCCCTGGACGATGTCTCGGTGAGCTTCGCCGACGGCAGCATCACCGGGCTGCTGGGCCGCAACGGGGCCGGCAAGTCCACCCTCATGCGCATCATCACCGGCCAGGAGTTCGCCTCCACCGGCACCGTCCGCGTGCACGGCCGCAACCCCGTCGAGCACGACGATGTGCTGCGCACGATGTCGTTCGTCAAGGAGAGCCAGGTCTACCCCGACATCAAGGTCAAGCGGGTGATCGAAGCCGCCTCCTGGTTCTACCCGAACTGGGACCACGAGCTGGCCGACCAGCTCATCGCGGACTTCGATGTACCCATGGCGCGCCGGATCAAGAAGGTCTCCCGCGGCCAGCACTCGGCCGTCGGCATCGTCATCGGGCTGGCCTCGCGTGCCGAGGTCACCCTGTTCGACGAGCCGTACCTGGGCCTGGACGCGGTGGCCCGGCAGATCTTCTACGACCGCCTGCTGGCCGACTATGCCGAACACCCGCGCACCATCCTGCTGTCCACCCACCTCATCGACGAGGTCGCCAACCTGCTCGAACACGTCGTGGTGATCAAGGCGGGTCGCATCGTGGTCGACGCGCCTAGCGAGGAGCTGCGCGGCCGCGCGATGACCGTCAGCGGATCGGCACGCGCGGTCGAGGAGTTCACCCGCCACCGCGAGGTGTTCACCCGGCAGGGCATCGGCTCACTGGCCTCGGCCACCGTGGGTGGCCCGATCGACGACCTGGCCCAGGCCCGGGCCCGGGAGATGAACCTGCAGATCGAGCCCGTCTCGCTGCAGGAGTTCGTGGTCCGCACGGCCGGCGGCCCGGCCGGCGCCGACCTCACCGAAAGGATCAGCGCATGA
- a CDS encoding GntR family transcriptional regulator, which translates to MEPSEVLVLDEGTPLFLQIAQRLAADIVEGSLVEGARVPSTNEFAAFYRINPATAAKGINVLVDDGVLEKRRGIGMFVVSGARERLIQLRRKEFAEQYIEPLVTEARRLGITAEELVDLIRQTPGPPDLSPLPTTPEGQAS; encoded by the coding sequence ATGGAGCCTTCGGAGGTGCTCGTGCTGGACGAGGGAACGCCACTGTTCCTGCAGATCGCCCAGCGGCTGGCGGCGGACATCGTCGAAGGCTCGCTGGTCGAGGGCGCGCGCGTGCCCTCGACCAACGAGTTCGCCGCCTTCTACCGGATCAACCCGGCCACCGCGGCCAAGGGCATCAACGTCCTGGTCGACGACGGCGTGCTGGAAAAACGCCGCGGCATCGGGATGTTCGTCGTTTCCGGGGCCCGGGAGCGGCTGATCCAGCTGCGCCGCAAGGAATTCGCCGAGCAGTACATCGAGCCGCTGGTCACCGAGGCCCGCCGGCTCGGCATCACCGCCGAGGAGCTGGTGGACCTGATCCGCCAGACGCCCGGCCCCCCGGACCTCTCACCGCTTCCGACCACCCCCGAAGGGCAGGCATCATGA
- a CDS encoding IclR family transcriptional regulator, which yields MNGTVSRSVTAKALAVLGTFDPGHTRRTLSEIATAAELPPSTTHRLVAELVAWEGLTRGADGRYEIGRRIWLLGSLSALSRELRAIALPFMQDLSATTGENVHIAVLDGDRALYIDRISGRRAVPVVSRPGARLPLHATGVGKVLLAHGDDGLRERTLRSLPRLTPLTVVEPGRLQRQLQQIRERGYATTHEEMTAGSSSLAVPVFDRDGRVVAALGLVTASTRRELIRLVPAVQLAGRGVSRMLGSTR from the coding sequence ATGAACGGGACCGTCTCGCGCAGCGTGACCGCGAAGGCGCTGGCCGTTCTGGGCACCTTCGACCCCGGCCACACCCGGCGGACGCTGTCCGAGATCGCCACCGCCGCCGAGCTGCCGCCGTCCACCACGCACCGCCTGGTGGCCGAGCTGGTGGCCTGGGAGGGGCTGACCCGCGGCGCCGACGGCCGGTACGAGATCGGGCGCCGGATCTGGCTTCTGGGATCGCTGAGCGCCCTGTCCCGGGAGCTGCGAGCGATCGCCCTGCCGTTCATGCAGGACCTGTCGGCGACCACCGGGGAGAACGTGCACATCGCCGTGCTGGACGGCGACCGGGCCCTGTACATCGACCGCATCTCCGGCCGGCGGGCGGTGCCGGTGGTCAGCCGGCCGGGCGCCCGGCTGCCCCTGCACGCCACCGGCGTGGGCAAGGTGCTGCTGGCCCACGGCGACGACGGGCTGCGCGAGCGCACCCTGCGCAGCCTGCCGCGGCTGACCCCGTTGACCGTCGTCGAGCCCGGGCGGCTGCAGCGCCAGCTCCAGCAGATCCGCGAACGCGGGTACGCCACCACCCACGAGGAGATGACGGCGGGCTCCAGCTCGCTGGCCGTGCCGGTGTTCGACCGGGACGGGCGGGTGGTGGCGGCCCTGGGCCTGGTCACCGCCAGCACCCGGCGGGAGTTGATCCGGCTGGTGCCGGCGGTGCAACTGGCCGGGCGGGGCGTCAGCCGGATGCTGGGTTCGACGCGCTGA
- a CDS encoding IS1182-like element ISNml3 family transposase: protein MQGRSRDQRELLDAESVVGGLLKPGSVFAFLAAHRREVFPDGMFADLFPSGRGRPSVPADVMASVIVLQALHGLSDADTVDSVTFDLRWKAACGLPVTAAAFHATTLTYWRRRLAASQSPNRIFDAVRQVVDQTGVLAGKSRRALDSTILDDAVATQDTVTQLIAAIRRVRREVPGAAEVVGEHCSAHDYDDPGKPAIAWNDQQAREALVDALVTDAHRVLGHLPDQELGPKAADAVALLALVAGQDVEPVEGSDGTDGRWRIAQRVAPDRVISTVDPEARHAHKTVHRRQDGFKAHIAVEPDTGLVTACAVTMASGRGNSDAEVGPTLLAQETEKLHVLADSAYGSGSARAELDHAGHIALIKPFPLRSAVPGGFTLDDFTVDPEARTATCPNGVTRSITAQWSVTFGAACRGCPLRAQCTTSDAGRSLKLTEYESLLRAARRQAETEDFQQVYRRHRPMVERSISWLVRGNRKVRYRGVAKNDHWWHHRAAAINLRRMLTLGLTRVSGTWTIAPA from the coding sequence GTGCAGGGTCGGTCGCGGGATCAGCGTGAGTTGTTGGATGCCGAGTCGGTAGTCGGTGGGCTGCTCAAGCCGGGCAGCGTGTTCGCGTTTCTGGCCGCGCACCGTCGGGAGGTGTTCCCGGACGGCATGTTCGCGGATCTGTTTCCGTCGGGTCGGGGCCGCCCGTCAGTGCCGGCCGACGTGATGGCGTCGGTGATTGTGCTGCAGGCTCTGCACGGCCTGTCCGACGCGGACACGGTGGACTCGGTGACGTTCGATCTGCGGTGGAAGGCAGCGTGCGGGTTACCGGTGACCGCTGCGGCGTTCCATGCCACGACATTGACGTACTGGCGGCGTCGGCTGGCCGCTTCGCAGTCGCCGAACCGGATCTTCGACGCGGTCCGCCAGGTCGTGGACCAGACCGGGGTGCTGGCTGGAAAGAGCAGGCGAGCGTTGGATTCCACGATCCTGGACGACGCGGTCGCCACCCAGGACACGGTCACCCAGTTGATCGCGGCGATCCGCCGGGTCCGCCGCGAGGTACCCGGCGCCGCCGAGGTCGTCGGCGAGCACTGCTCGGCTCACGACTATGACGACCCGGGCAAACCGGCGATCGCCTGGAACGATCAGCAGGCCCGCGAGGCCCTTGTCGATGCGCTGGTCACCGACGCGCATCGGGTGCTGGGACACCTGCCCGACCAGGAGCTCGGACCGAAGGCGGCGGACGCGGTCGCCCTCTTGGCGTTGGTCGCCGGGCAGGACGTGGAACCGGTCGAGGGCTCGGACGGCACCGACGGACGGTGGCGGATCGCGCAGCGGGTCGCCCCGGACCGGGTGATCTCCACCGTGGACCCGGAGGCGCGGCACGCCCACAAGACCGTCCACCGGCGGCAGGACGGGTTCAAGGCACACATCGCGGTCGAACCCGACACCGGTCTGGTCACCGCCTGCGCGGTGACCATGGCCAGCGGACGCGGCAACAGCGACGCCGAGGTTGGACCCACCTTGCTGGCACAGGAGACCGAAAAGCTGCACGTGCTGGCCGATTCGGCGTACGGATCGGGATCCGCGCGGGCCGAACTGGACCATGCCGGGCACATCGCGTTGATCAAGCCGTTCCCGCTGCGGTCGGCCGTGCCGGGCGGGTTCACCCTGGACGACTTCACCGTCGACCCCGAGGCCAGGACGGCCACCTGCCCGAACGGGGTGACCCGGTCGATCACCGCGCAATGGTCCGTCACCTTCGGAGCGGCTTGCCGCGGCTGCCCGCTCCGGGCCCAATGCACGACCAGCGACGCCGGTCGATCGCTGAAGCTGACCGAGTACGAAAGCCTGCTCAGGGCGGCCCGTCGACAAGCGGAAACCGAGGACTTCCAACAGGTCTACCGACGGCACCGGCCGATGGTCGAACGATCGATCTCCTGGCTGGTCCGCGGCAACCGCAAAGTCCGCTACCGCGGCGTCGCCAAGAACGACCACTGGTGGCACCACCGCGCCGCTGCGATCAACCTCAGGCGAATGCTCACCCTCGGGCTGACGCGGGTGAGCGGGACGTGGACCATTGCACCGGCCTGA